In a single window of the Candidatus Marinarcus aquaticus genome:
- a CDS encoding Mu transposase C-terminal domain-containing protein has product MSSQNQSNHKISREKLNLAIGEFVKYDSKTFKITQLIDFNEVIGIDIHTNEAKRLLIEHIKPLPKDSIKDNGYIHKDVNDIADDDWKKIEERLIAIRPILNGDTRAEIEQHAEEIGIHFTTLYRWHRGYKSTGTVTGLLSQKRGRKKDTVFIEQDIEDIIQETIKNDYLTVHKPSIKSIINTIKIKCLERNLTFPSNNTIRNRINKLSQYELLEKRKNKASARDKFAPAPKHYKADYPLQVVQIDHTLVDLQIVDDEERTAIGRPWITLAIDVYSRMIVGYYLSLDAPSGVSVGMCIVNSILKKDKLLNDFNIEEEWNVWGQIDNIATDNGADFRSFSVEQACLANGIHIEFRPIGKKEYGGHIERLIGTTMTEVHDIPGSPKSNIQQKGSYDSEKYACMTFSEFERWLLLYITKIYQHNYHSGIDSTPFEQWKKGILGSSECPGIGYPQLPVDETSLTLDFLPTIERSVQKNGVTIDGLNYFHPVLRTKIRGYDQGLKLKKEDSQYIFKRDPRDISTIWFYDNLQQEYHEIPLANTEIPRMSLQELNMIKANISKVNNQVLNERNIILGYKELYDHVKESVRKTKKQKKFIQKVKNNIKLTQNIQDIKQVKKSTRTRQSHDFWDEEIPDFD; this is encoded by the coding sequence ATGAGCTCACAAAATCAATCTAACCATAAAATATCAAGAGAAAAACTAAATTTAGCTATTGGTGAATTTGTCAAATATGATAGCAAAACATTTAAGATTACTCAGTTAATTGATTTTAATGAAGTAATAGGTATAGATATTCATACAAATGAAGCAAAAAGACTTTTGATAGAACATATAAAACCTTTACCAAAAGATTCAATTAAAGATAATGGTTATATTCATAAGGATGTCAACGATATAGCAGATGATGATTGGAAAAAAATTGAAGAAAGATTGATTGCGATAAGACCTATATTAAATGGTGACACTAGAGCAGAAATTGAACAACACGCAGAAGAAATAGGTATTCACTTTACAACCCTATATAGATGGCACAGAGGATATAAATCAACTGGTACTGTTACTGGCTTGTTATCACAAAAAAGAGGACGAAAGAAAGATACAGTTTTTATTGAGCAAGATATTGAAGATATCATTCAAGAGACAATAAAAAATGATTATCTTACTGTGCATAAACCAAGTATTAAATCTATTATCAATACAATAAAAATAAAATGCCTTGAACGAAACCTTACCTTTCCAAGTAACAATACTATAAGAAATAGAATCAATAAACTCAGTCAATATGAATTATTAGAAAAAAGAAAAAACAAGGCTTCTGCAAGAGATAAGTTTGCACCTGCACCAAAACACTACAAAGCGGATTATCCATTACAAGTTGTACAAATAGACCATACACTTGTAGACTTACAAATTGTTGACGATGAAGAGCGTACTGCAATTGGACGACCTTGGATTACACTAGCAATTGATGTTTATTCAAGAATGATCGTTGGATACTATCTGTCTTTAGATGCACCAAGTGGTGTCTCAGTTGGTATGTGTATTGTGAACTCTATTTTAAAAAAAGACAAGTTGTTAAATGATTTTAATATTGAAGAGGAATGGAATGTATGGGGTCAAATTGATAATATAGCTACCGATAATGGAGCTGATTTCAGGTCTTTTTCTGTTGAACAAGCTTGTCTTGCAAATGGTATACATATTGAGTTTCGTCCAATTGGAAAAAAAGAATACGGTGGACACATAGAAAGATTGATTGGTACAACTATGACTGAAGTTCATGATATCCCAGGTTCACCAAAATCTAATATACAGCAAAAAGGTAGTTATGATTCTGAGAAATATGCATGTATGACATTCAGTGAATTTGAAAGATGGTTATTACTTTACATTACAAAAATATATCAACACAATTACCACAGTGGTATTGATTCAACACCTTTTGAACAATGGAAAAAAGGAATTTTAGGTAGTAGTGAGTGCCCTGGTATTGGCTACCCTCAACTACCGGTAGATGAAACCAGTTTAACATTAGATTTTTTACCAACCATTGAAAGAAGTGTACAAAAAAATGGTGTAACAATAGATGGATTGAACTATTTTCATCCTGTACTCAGAACTAAAATTAGAGGCTATGATCAAGGGCTTAAACTGAAAAAAGAAGACTCTCAGTATATATTTAAACGAGATCCTAGAGATATTTCCACTATATGGTTTTATGATAATTTACAACAAGAATATCATGAAATACCATTGGCTAATACAGAAATACCACGAATGAGTTTACAAGAGCTTAATATGATTAAAGCAAATATTTCCAAAGTCAATAATCAAGTTTTAAATGAACGTAATATTATTCTTGGTTATAAAGAACTTTATGACCATGTAAAGGAATCTGTACGAAAGACTAAGAAGCAGAAAAAGTTTATACAAAAAGTAAAAAACAATATAAAACTCACTCAAAATATTCAAGACATTAAGCAAGTAAAAAAATCTACTCGTACTAGACAATCTCATGATTTTTGGGATGAAGAAATACCTGACTTTGATTAA